The genome window CTCGGAGCTGATAATAATATACCGAAAATCCTTGGAATAAAACGAAACACATAACGCCAATAATACTTGCAAGGCGAAAACTTTCTTTTCTCATAAAGGCAAAACCAATAATAAAAAGTCCTACACCAAAAAATAATAACATCCAATAATTCCATACAAAGACAAAACTATTTTCTTCTGCATTAAAATAACCAATAACCGCACTAATAAAACTATATAATTGCGTAATACCAAGAGCGATTAGCAAACTACCGCATATTCCTCTCCATTTACTAGGCATTTCGCCCACTTCCTTCCTATTTATGTCTTGCCATGTTACCCTAAGAGTGAGGTGATAAAAATGAACTGGACCATCTGGGATAAAAGTCAAAAAGTCCCGTACACTCTGCTTTTAGAGGCCGATCCTAGTGAAAAACAAATTGCAAAATACTTGGATAAATCCCATGTTTTTCAATTAATGCACGATGATATTGTTATCGGCATCATTTGTCTATTCCCACTAAATAATGACCAACTCGAAATAATGAATATTGCTGTTTCTTCAGATTACAGAAATCAAGGAATTGGTAAAAAACTACTCGAAAAAGCTTTTGATTATGCAATTCATAAACACTTTTTAAAAATCATCGTTAAAACTGGAAATTCTAGTATTGACCAACTTGCCTTTTATCAAAAAAATGGTTTTCGGATGCAGCATATTATTCCAAATTATTTTACTGAAAATTATCCTAATCAAACAATTACCGAAAACGGCATTGCTTGCTTAGATCAAATCATTCTATTAAAAGAAATAAAATCCTGATGAAGTTTATCATCAGGATTTTTTGTTTGTTGTTTTAATCGTTAAGTGCCATTTCTGAACGAACAACCGCTGAAATACGTTCACAATATTCGTCTGTTTCTTCTTTCGTAGCAGCTTCTACCATCACTCTCACTAATGGTTCTGTACCAGATGGGCGAACAAGAACTCGACCATTACCAGCCATTTCAGCTTCTACTTCATCGATTACTTTACTTACTTTCGGATTATCCGTTACATGGTTTTTATCACTTACACGAATATTTTCTAATTTTTGCGGGAATGTTTTCATTTCAGCCGCAAGCTCAGATAATTTTTTCCCAGTTGCTTTCATCACATTGATTAATTGGATTCCTGAAAGAAGTCCATCACCAGTTGTATTATGATCTAAGAAAATAATGTGGCCAGATTGTTCTCCGCCAAGATTATAATTACCTTCACGCATAGCTTCAACTACATAACGGTCACCAACAGCAGTTTGTACATCTTCAATTTCAAGCTCTTTCAAGCCTTTGTAGAAACCTAGATTACTCATGACAGTGGATACAATCGTGTTGTTATTTAATAAGCCTTGTTCACGTAAATATTTCGCGCAAATAAACATAATTTTATCTCCATCGACAATTTGACCAATTTCGTCAATCGCAATAACACGGTCGCCGTCGCCATCAAAAGCTAAGCCAACATCTGCTTTTTTATCTAAAACAAAGGCCGCTAGTGCTTCTGGATGTGTAGATCCAACGCCATCATTGATGTTTAAACCGTTTGGAGAAGCTCCCATCGAACTAATATCCGCATCTAAATCTGCAAATAAATGCGTTGCAAGACCTGAAGTTGCACCATTCGCACAATCAAGTGCAATGTGATAGCCATTAAAATCATTTTCGATTGTTTGTTTTAAGTATTGAATATATTTTTGTTTACCTTCAAAATAATCGCTAACCGTCCCAAGCCCTTCACCACTTGGTCGAGGTAGCGTATCTTCTGCTGTATCAAGAAGTTGTTCAATTTCTTCTTCCTGATCATCTGACAATTTAAAGCCGTCAGAACCAAAGAATTTAATACCGTTATCATCTACTGGATTATGGCTGGCGGAGATCATTACGCTGGCAGAAGCGCCTTGTGCTTTTGTTAAATAAGCTACACCTGGTGTGGAGATAACTCCTAGACGCATTACTTCAATCCCTACAGAAACAAGTCCTGCAATTAAAGCGGATTCAAGCATTTCTCCAGATATACGTGTATCCCGAGCTACAAGTACACGTGGATGTTCCCCTACGTGACGGGTTAAAACATACCCACCCATTCTACCTAATCTGAATGCAAGTTCTGGTGTTAATTCAGAGTTTGCAACACCTCTAACTCCATCCGTACCGAAATATTTACCCATTTCATTACTCTCCTTCTAAGTCATTCATTATCTAAATGATTTTTGTTTGTCATTTCATCATTACTTTGTCAAATACTGGTTCTATCTTTACTAATCTCAACCATACATTTGTTATTATACCTTTTTTAAGAGAAAATTTCATCCCTCTGCAATAAAACGTTGGTATTACTTGATTTTTCACTATTCTATGTATAAAAAGTTCTTTGCCAAAAAGGAGGAGTATGAGACTAGCGCCCCACACTCCTTATTTTATGTGCTTTTGGAAGGTACTTCAATTGATGCCTCTTTATCCGTAATAATGAAATCAGCTTGTCTAGGGTTAATAACATAGGCAACATTGTCCGGTAAGCCATTCAATTCTAGTGGAATACTGTAACTTCCTGCTTTGCTTTTACTCAGATTGGCAATCACACTCAAGTCTTTCGCCGCAATTCCGTCTACTGTTTTCTTCTCTCCAGTTATCGTCACAGATACTTTTCCATTTGCAGGAGTTATCATTTGTGCATCAAAAGTATTTTTCAACCCACTCATGTACACTTGCATATTAGAAAATGACTTGGATATTTTTGTATTGTTATCTCCTGAATCATCAGTGTTGTTATCCGTTGTATCTGTGTCTTGGTTATTACTATCTGAGGTTGTTGGATTGTTATTTGCTTCAGACTTTTTTACGGTCTTAATCTTCACCTCTATCGTCGTTGGTTGGACTGATTTGGCTCCAGTTGGAACTGGGACAGTCACTTCTTTGACGGTATCTGCTTTGATTTTAGAAACATCAATTGGAATTTCAATTTCTTTAATTTTTTCAAGGACCGCATCATCACCGACAACTACCACTTCTGACTTATCGGGAGTCATGCTAGAAATTTCAATATCACTTTCCGGCGTGCCTTCTTGCTTAATTTTCACTGGAACTGACTTTCCGACTTTTTCAACTGGCACGGTCACTTCCACTTCTTGCGGATTTACTTCTACATCTAGCTTGTTCAAATTGCTATCAAAAACAGAGACGGTGGCCTTATCGGTAAATTCGGATTTATGTTTGCCATCACTTTCGAGTGTTGCTTTTACATAAGCAATTTGTTCGATAGTATCTTTTGCACCAGTAATAGAGACTTTTTTAGGATCAATGATTGGTGTTCCAGCTTGATAACCATCTGCAACGACTGATTTGCTCAATTCTACATCAACAGAGAATTTTTTCGTTACTTTTTCTTGTACATTTACGTTGACTGTTGCTGGATTCACTTTTACTTTTAGGCGGTCAGATACATCTTTCACTTGTAGTTTTACTTCTTGCGTGCCAATGGAGGCATTTTTCAAATCTGCGTATACGGTAAAGTCTTGTTGAGCTTTAGCAGATTGAACGAGGCTTCGAGGCCCTGAAAGCGTTACAGTAACGGTTTCTGGAATACCCGAAATATATAAATTCGTTTTATCATAATATACTTTGACTGGGACATTCTCGATGACTTCTGAATCACTAGAAGACGTCGTAGAAAAAGTCGTGGCGTTATTATTATTTGCATTAACTGATGTAAAAAGGATGGCTGCGAGTAGTAAGGCTATAATTCGAATCGACCATTTATTATTTAAAATTCGATCCATCATTCGCTTTTGCCTCCTTTCCATTTAGAAAAGATAGAAGGTTTCTTTGCAGTTACTGTGACTAGTTCTTTAAGAAGAATTTTATGTAACTCTTCTTCTGACACATCACGGAAAAGTTCTCCACCTTTAGTTAGGGAAATTCCGCCAGTCTCTTCAGAAACTACAATCGTAATACTATCTGTCACTTCACTAATCCCAAGTGCAGCCCGGTGACGCGTTCCAAGTTCTTTGGATAAGAACGGGCTATCTGAAAGTGGCAAGTAACTTGCTGCCGATGCAATTTCGTTTCCTTTAATAATAACTGCTCCATCATGAAGCGGTGTATTCGGAATAAAAATATTAATTAATAATTGAGAAGAAATTTTTGCATTTAACGGAATACCTGTTTCAATATAATCGTCCATGCCTGTATCGCGTGCCACTGAAATCAGTGCCCCAATTCGACGTTTTGCCATATATTGGGTGGATTTTTCGATAGACTCGATTAAATGATGCTGTTCACGCTCAATTCTTGATCCATAACGAGTAAAAATATTACCTCGTCCAAGCGTTTCTAAAGCACGGCGTAATTCCGGTTGGAAGATAATTATAATTGCAAGGAATCCCCAAGTAAGCATCTGATCCGTAATCCATTCTACTGTTTGGAGACCAAAAAATCCGCTTAATAGTTTGACTGCAATGATAATAAAAATGCCTTTTAGTAATTGTACTGCTTTTGTACCTCGGATTAACATGATCACTTTATAAATTACAAACCATACGACAAGAATATCTACAATATTTGCTAGATAATGCAATATCGACATATTGGAAAAATCCATCACTTCACCTCCGTGCCTCTTGAAAACCATTTATAATCACATGGTTCACTTTCTTTATTATAGCATAAGAGTGCAGGTGGAAAAAGCAATCGTCACGCCAAAAATTGGAAAGATTTGTTAAAGAAAAAACTTGTTGGAAACATGTGTTATCGTTTCCAACAAGTACTATTGTCCTTATATTTCTACTATTACCGCTGTTTCTAGCAAATAATTTTTCTTATACATTTCTAAATTAATAGCTTCTCCATGGCATAATTTTACAGTTACTTGTCCAACTTCCACTTTCACTTCTAACAAACGATCACGGAAGTTAATTTTGAATCGGTAATTATCCCAACCATTTGGTAAGAATGGTGCAAAGCTTAACTTACCAGATGTTACTCGCATACCAGCAAAGCCTTGAACGATGGATAACCAGCTTCCTGCCATAGAGGTAATGTGCAGTCCGTCTTCTGTATCGTTGTTAATATTGTCAAGATCTAGTCTTGCAGTTCGCTTGTAAAGTTCTACTGCTTTATCATATTTACCAAGTTCTGAAGCTAACACCGCGTGAACAGCTGGTGATAAGCTAGATTCGTGTACTGTTAGTGGCTCATAAAATTCAAAGTTGCGTTGTTTCGTATCAAAGTCAAAGTCATCATAGAATAAATATAAACCTTGAAGTACATCGGCTTGTTTAATGAAGCAAGAACGTAAAATTTTATCCCAAGACCAATTTTGGTTAATTGGCATATCTTCTGGTTTTAATGTATCCGTGGAACGCAACTCTTTATCTAAAAAAGTATCGTGTTGCACAAAAATCTGCCATTTTTCATCAAAAGGATAATACATGCGATGCTCGATATCTTCCCATTTTGCGATTTCGTACTCGGTCACGCCTAAACGTTTTTTCGCTTCTGCATCTAAATTCTCTAGCGTATAACGAATCGTCCAGGCTGCGATATAGTTTGTATACCAGTTATTGCTGACGTTATTATCGTATTCGTTTGGTCCTGTTACACCGTGAATCATGTATTTATCTAAACGGTCAGATAAATGCACACGGTCGGCCCAAAAACGAGTGATTTCGGTTAATACTTCGATTCCATCTGTTTGTAAATACGAATCATCGCCAGTGTAGTTTGTATAATTATAAATCGCATAAGCAATTGCGCCATTACGGTGAATTTCTTCAAATGTAATTTCCCATTCATTATGACACTCGACTCCGGTAAAAGTTACCATCGGATACAGTGCGCCATCTAGGCCGATTTTCTGCGCGTTAATTTTCGCTCCATCCAATTGATCATGGCGATATTTGAGTAAATTATGGCTTACAGATTTGTCCGTCAGCGATAAATACATTGGTAGTGCAAATGCTTCTGTATCCCAGTATGTCGCACCGCCATATTTTTCACCAGTAAATCCTTTGGGGCCAATATTTAGTCTGGCATCTTCGCCGTAATAAGTCGCAAATAATTGGAAAATGTTAAAGCGGATTCCTTGTTGAGCGGAATCATCTCCAGAAACTTCCACATCTGCTTTGTCCCAGCGTTCACGCCAGCCCGCAACATGCGCTGTTAATAGTTCTTCGTATGTTTTTATTTCTAAGCTTTGTAAGATTTTTTCTCCAGCCGGAAGAATGTCCTCTTCCTCAAAATCACGAGATGTTGTAATGACTACACGTTTTTCGATTTTAGCTACTTCATTTTCTTGCAAATCGAATTGAAAATGATTTTCGGCGTAAAGTGCCTTTGTTTGGTTTGTTTCGTTTGCAGCATTGGTCTTATTTTCCATCACCGCAGAAACAGTAAAACGTGGCGTTCCGAAGTTATTTGGAATAGTTTTTGTGACAAGTGAACCGCGACTCGCCGATGAAGCTTTTTCGACTTCTTGCCAGAACATTTCTTCATAGTTGGCATCTTCATTTTGCACGTTACCGTCTAAAAAGGACGTTAATTCTACTTTTGCGGGGCTTAATGCTTCCACTTGGTAGTGAATAACCGCAAGTTCTTTCGTTGCAACACTAAGGAATCGTTCCGCTGAAATTCGAAACATCTTATTATTTTTAACTACTGTGAACTGTCGTTTTAAAACACCTTTTTCCATATCTAAAACAAGTTCAAAATCGCTTACTTCATCTACAAATAAATCGAGTTTTTCACCATCAAGACGTACTTCAATTCCGATAAAATTAAGGCCGTTAATGACTTTACCGAAATAATCTGGGTAGCCATTTTTCCACCAGCCAACTCTTGTTTTATCTGGAAACCACACGCCTGCATAATAAGTTCCAATATGGCCGTCGCCGGAGTATCCTTCTTCAAAATTCCCGCGCATCCCCATGTATCCATTACCGAGTGAAGTTAGGCTTTCTTGCAAACGTTTATTTTCTTTATCTAGTTTGGTTGTCCGTAATGTCCATGGTTCGATTTCAAATAATTGCTTCTGTGCCATACTAAAACCTCCTAATTAGCGACTAGCAGCCATACTTTTTTCACTAGTCTTATAAAATCTTGTTTTCAAAAATGTCCATGCTATCATTAACACCATTCCGAGCGACTGAACAGCCATAATAATCGTAATATCAAAGTAGATAAAGCCGATAATACAAGCCGCAATCACTGGAATTCCCAGTGCATTTAGCGTTAAATTTACTGATTCTTTAAAAGAAGCAATGCTTGAAAAACTGCTCCGTTTTGTCATCCAAATGAAAAGTGTCGTAAATACGGTTAACATGAGTGAGCTAACGAAAATAATAGAACCAATCATCAGCACCATCGATAGGAAAACAAATGCTTGGTTTTCCAAATACCACTGCGCCGACACCCAATCAACGAGCGACTCGCCAGACGTTATTTCGCTTAAGGTAGCATCTTTTGGATAGCTTACTTCAAAATTGTAACCACTCGCATCTGTAAGCGTCATTTCTTGGTCTTTGAAATTAATTACATTCTTCGCTCCACTAAGTTCTGCTTTCGTTAAATTCACACCAGCAACACCATTCACTGTTTTTTCAACGATGTGCGCATTTTTATCGGTTAACGCCCCGTTTTCGAGCGTCAGCCCACTAATTTTTGACGCCAATTGATCCGTTCCCAGCGTCGCCATTTTTGGCATTAAACTTGGTAAATCAAAGCTTGACTGATTGGCAAAGTGCGCGGAAACAGGAAGCAATAGGAGCGCATTTAAGAAAATAAACACGATGACCATTTGCCAGAATTTCAGTACTTTCCGACCTTCGAAAATCGCTGTTGGTCCAAGCGTGCTTTTTACATATTGAATGATAAACGGAATTTTTTTCATTGGTATCACAGCCTTTTTAAAAATCAATTATCCTTTTGTTCCACCGGCAGTTAAGCCAGAAACAAAATTCTTTTGTAAGAAGAAGAACAGTAAACAAATTGGTAGCGCGGCTAAAATGGCACCCGCTGCGAATAAGGCTACTTTTTGTTGTTGTGGGTTGGCGATAAACGTTTGAAGTCCTACCGCAATCGTTAAGTTTTCTGGGGTTCTAAGTAGGAATTTCGCAAGTAGGAAGTCCCCAAACGGTCCCATAAACGCCCATAAAGCTTGAACCGCAATCATCGGTCTAACAAGTGGCAAGATGATTTGAGCGAAAATCCGGAAATGTCCTGCGCCATCAAGTTTGGCGGATTCATCCAGATCACGCGGCACAGTATCAAAATACCCTTTCATCAGCCATGTGTTCATTGGAATCCCACCACCGATGTAAATCAATGTTAAGAACCAATATTGATCAAGCGCACCTAGTAGCATTGCTAACACGTAGAAAGCTGTTAGGGCTGCCATTGTTGGCACCATTTGAATAATAAGGAAGAAAATTAAGCTATTTTTACGACCTTTAAAACGGTAACGGCTATATGTATAACCGGCAAGTGTCACAATCGTTACTTGCATAATCATCGTTACAACCGCGATAATCAGTGTATTTTTGTACCAATCAAGATATAACGTTTCATTAAATAATCTTGTAAAGTTATTCAGCGTCCAGCTATCCGACCACTCAAGCGTAAACGCCGCGATATTCCCTGGTTTGAAGGCAGAAGATGCAGTTATTAGAATCGGATACAAAATAATAATCGTTAGTACGGTTAAAAACAAATACGTGAAAAACTGTGTTAAAAACTTTGTTGTCCGCTGATCTTTCATAAAGTCTCTCATTTACATCATCTCCTCGTTCCCAAAGGCATTTGTCTTCTTAAAGGCAATCATCGAAACTGTAATAACGATAATGGAGATAAGAAGCGTCACAGCAGCGGCTACAGCGTATTGTGGCGAAGTACCTGTTGTTAATTTATAAATCCATGAAATTAAGATATCGGTTGATCCTGCGCCTGCCCCGACACTTCCGGGACCACCTTCATTGAATAAGTATATTATCGAAAAGTTATTGAAGTTAAATGTATATTGCGTAATAAATACCGGTGCGGTTACAAATAAAATCATCGGTAATGTAATTTTGCGGAAACGTTGAATCGCACTTGCTCCATCAATTCTAGCTGCTTCGTATAGTTCACCAGGAATCGCTTGAAGCACCCCAGTAACCATAACGTAAATATACGGAAAACCAAGCCAACCTTGAATACTAATCAGCGCTACTTTTGTCCAGAAAGGATCTGTTTTCCAAGCAATCGCATTGATATCAATGAACGGAAGATGGTTTAATAGCGGGATAACTTGTGAATTAATCGCCCCGATACTATCGTTAAACATATTGGAAAAACTCATAATCGTAATAAAAGCTGGTACCGCCCAAGGAAGTAAGAAAACTACTCCAAAAAGACGTTTCCCTTTAATAAAGCTTTGGTTGGCAACAATCGCTGTAAATACCCCAACGACAATTTGTAAAGAAGTCGCACAGATCGTCCAAATCAGTGTCCACGAGAATACGCTGAGGAACGTGTCCCGATACGAACTTAGGAAGAAAATATTAAAGAAGTTCTTAAACCCAACCCAGTCAATTAAGTTCGCTGGCGGAATATGGTAAAAATCATAGTTCGTAAATGCCATGAAAAGCGTTACAAGAACTGGGAAAATAATCACAAAAGTCATCACTAGGTAAGCGGGTAGTGTAAGTAAATACGGGAAACCTTTGTCGAGCATATTTTTTATAATAGCAAGAGCGGAACGGTTAACAGTTTCACCTAGGTTCCACTGCATAGCCACGCGTCTTGCATCGAAAATATTTATAAACCAAAAGCCTATAAATAGTAATGTCACAATTAATTGTAAAGTACCTTCAATCATTAAAAATAAGGAATGGTCTACACCTGGCACAGATCCAAGTGTTACAAGGCCAATCAGTGCATTCAGCCCAACTGCAAAAAATTCTATGATAAACAAAGCAAATAGTGCGAAAAAAACAATCCCTTTAAAATTTTGCTTATTATAAAATTGACCAAGCCCTGGAATGATTGATAACAAAGTCGCTTGACGAACATTTTTAATTTGTTTTTGTTCTAGTTTCATTTTGTTACCCTCAATTCTAGATATAGATTCACTAGCTAAGTTGAAAAAAATGGCGGAGCGCGCTATCTTTGCCCCGCCAAATCATTATTATTTAGTATATTTTTGCGTTACGTTATCTTCAATTACTTTTACTGCATCGTCAGCTGATTGTTGCGGAGTTTTCGAACCAGAAGCTGCATCAAACATTAAGTTTTCAGCACCTGTCCAAACTTCCGACATTTCTGGAATATTAGGCATTGGTTGCGCATTTTTGTATTGTTCGATAACAGCATTAGTTAACTCATCATTTTTCGATTTCGCTGTATCACGAGCTTTTAAGTTAGCCGGTACTTCATTTGTCATATCATATAAAGTTTCTTGGTTTTTTTGGTTAGTTACATAATCCAACCATTTTTGAGCTACATCTTTATTTTTAGAATAGTTACTTACAACCCAACCTTTACCGCCTGCAAAAGGAGAATACTCTTTGCCATTGTTAAGTGTCGGGATTTTTGCTACGCCGTAATTAATTTTTGCTTCTTTGTAATTTGCTGCTGACCATGGACCGCCTAGAATAGCTGCTGCTTTACCTTTAACAAATTGATCTTGGATAAAGTCATCTGCACTCTTATTGTCTTGCATACCTTTTGGCCATACATCTTGGAACCATTTTGTTGCATAAGTAATTCCTTCAACCGAACCTTTATTGTTTAAACCGATGTCTTTTGGATTTGTACCTTCATCGCCGAATACATAACCACCGTATCCTGCAAGTAGTCCGTAAGAGAAGTAGAAATCAGTCCATTTTGCTAAGAAACCAGTATTTTTTCCTTTTTCAGAAGTGAAGGCAAAACGAGAATCTTTGGAAAGTGTTTCTAAATCTTTAAATGTTGCTGGAGCTTTGTCGAGTAAATCTTTATTATAGTAAAGTACTAGAGTTTCAATAATAGCTGGAGCACCATAAATTTTATCGTCAATTGTTACTTGTTTTTGGTCTTTTTCATCGTAATCATCTTTATTTCCTAGTTTTACTTCTGCCAAATGCCCTTGCTGACCTAGGCTTCCGATTCTATCAAATGCGGACATCATTACGTCTGGAGCAGTTCCAGCAGGCCCGTCAAGCGGAAGAGCTTCTAATGTTTCAAACATATCTTTTTCGACAACTTTTACTTTTACGTCATTATCTTTTTCAAAATCACCTTTTATTTTGTTAACGTAGTCTTTGTAGCCTGCGTCAACGGAAACAGTTAATGTTTTTTCATCAGATGAGCCCGATTTGCTAGTATCTTTTCCGCCACCACATGCTGCCAAGCTTAAAGCCATTACTAAAACCGCCGAAACTATTCCCACTTTTTTGAAACGCTTCATTTACTTTTCCTCCTCTTTATGAAAAAAGTCGCTCTTTACTGTCTGATTTATAAGTCCCTTTCTTTTTTCAATTCTTTTTTAAAGTTTGTGAATTAGGTTAACCTATGCATTTATTATATGCTGATTTCGAAAGCGTTTACAAGGAGATTTCACATGTTACCGATAACAACATTTTTCCGGTAAACATGTGAAAAATTCCTTTGCGCTATTGATTTAGCTGTTTTCTTTAATAACAAGAAATCCTTTTGCCGGGATAGTTAGATTATTAGATACAGCTTGGTTATTCCAAATATCTATCGCGGTATTAGCAAATGAAATTGTGAAATCCTGATCTTTTTTCGTTTGATTGAAAAGGAAATGTAGTTTTTCACCATTTAATTCTTTAGAAAATGCAGTAATGCCCGTTTCGCTGCTTGCCTCTAACCAAGTTAACTCACCGGATGTGATAATAGCTTGATTATCTTTTCTTAGAGCGATTAGTTGTTTTGTAAATGCTAGCATATCTTGATTTTGTTTTGCTTCGTCCCATTCCATACACTTACGGCAACCTGGGTCATTTCCGCCGTCCATGCCGATTTCTGTTCCATAATAAATACACGGCGAACCAGTGTGCGCGAACATGAAGGCAAGCGCTTGTTTCACTTTATCCTCATCGTTATTAGCACGTGTTAAAATACGCGCTGTATCATGGCTATCAAGCATGTTAAACATCACTTCATTCACTTGATTTGGGTAGCGCATATATTGTTCATTAATGCCAGAAACCATTTGCTCTGGGGTAATTTTTTCTTCAATAAAGTTCTCAATAATCGTTTGTGTAAATGGATAATTCATTACGGCGTGGAATTCATCTCCAAGTAGCCAAATCCATGAATCATGCCAAATTTCACCAAGAATATAAATGTCTTCTTTTTCCGCTTGAGCCGCCTTCTTAAACTCTTTCCAAAAAGCGTGATCCACTTCATTAGCAACGTCTAAACGCCAACCGTCAATATCAAACTCACGAATCCAGTAAGTCGCAATATCCAGTAAATACTTCTGAACTTCTGGGTTAGCCGTATTTAATTTTGGCATATGCGTTGTGAAAGCAAATGTATCATAAGAAAGTGTTGG of Listeria monocytogenes contains these proteins:
- a CDS encoding extracellular solute-binding protein, with the protein product MKRFKKVGIVSAVLVMALSLAACGGGKDTSKSGSSDEKTLTVSVDAGYKDYVNKIKGDFEKDNDVKVKVVEKDMFETLEALPLDGPAGTAPDVMMSAFDRIGSLGQQGHLAEVKLGNKDDYDEKDQKQVTIDDKIYGAPAIIETLVLYYNKDLLDKAPATFKDLETLSKDSRFAFTSEKGKNTGFLAKWTDFYFSYGLLAGYGGYVFGDEGTNPKDIGLNNKGSVEGITYATKWFQDVWPKGMQDNKSADDFIQDQFVKGKAAAILGGPWSAANYKEAKINYGVAKIPTLNNGKEYSPFAGGKGWVVSNYSKNKDVAQKWLDYVTNQKNQETLYDMTNEVPANLKARDTAKSKNDELTNAVIEQYKNAQPMPNIPEMSEVWTGAENLMFDAASGSKTPQQSADDAVKVIEDNVTQKYTK
- a CDS encoding glycoside hydrolase family 13 protein translates to MEKAGIYHQPASSYAYSYDAKTLHIRIRTKRLDISKVTLIAADPYLWKDGKWQSESYTMRKIAETEEHDYWFFAITPEHRRLQYGFLLTDTEGETTFYGGRGFFEPTEANLATMDYYFKFPFIHAVDTFEAPEWVRNTIWYQIFPERFANGNPAISPENTLPWGSKDPNTTDFFGGDIEGIIEHLDYLAELGINGVYLTPVFEAPTNHKYDTIDYKKIDPHFGDKETFRKLVKEAHKRGIRIMLDAVFNHIGDTSPEWQDVVEKEDKSAYRDWFHIHSFPVRQNENGNIEGEPTLSYDTFAFTTHMPKLNTANPEVQKYLLDIATYWIREFDIDGWRLDVANEVDHAFWKEFKKAAQAEKEDIYILGEIWHDSWIWLLGDEFHAVMNYPFTQTIIENFIEEKITPEQMVSGINEQYMRYPNQVNEVMFNMLDSHDTARILTRANNDEDKVKQALAFMFAHTGSPCIYYGTEIGMDGGNDPGCRKCMEWDEAKQNQDMLAFTKQLIALRKDNQAIITSGELTWLEASSETGITAFSKELNGEKLHFLFNQTKKDQDFTISFANTAIDIWNNQAVSNNLTIPAKGFLVIKENS